From a single Rosa rugosa chromosome 7, drRosRugo1.1, whole genome shotgun sequence genomic region:
- the LOC133720982 gene encoding rhicadhesin receptor-like yields MAAVLALFVMTFAIVFSNSAADPDMLQDICVADYASAVKMNGFACKNAANATAEDFFSAGLAKPGLTNNTFGSLVTAANVQTIPGLNTLGVSLARIDYAPGGINPPHTHPRATEIVFVLEGSLDVGFITTANKLISKTIAKGEVFVFPKGLVHFQKNNGKVPASVIAGFNSQLQGTANIALTLFAASPPVEDDVLTSTFQIGTKEIKKIKAKFAPKA; encoded by the exons ATGGCGGCTGTTTTGGCACTGTTTGTGATGACTTTTGCCATCGTCTTCAGCAACTCAGCTGCTGATCCAGACATGCTTCAAGATATCTGTGTCGCCGACTACGCTTCAG CGGTGAAAATGAATGGTTTCGCTTGCAAGAACGCAGCAAATGCAACAGCAGAGGACTTCTTCTCTGCCGGACTAGCCAAGCCAGGACTCACCAACAACACCTTCGGCTCTCTGGTGACTGCAGCTAATGTCCAGACGATTCCAGGCCTCAACACCCTCGGGGTCTCGCTGGCCCGAATTGACTATGCTCCCGGAGGCATCAACCCACCTCACACTCACCCACGCGCCACCGAGATAGTCTTCGTGCTCGAAGGTTCGTTGGATGTTGGGTTCATTACCACAGCAAACAAGCTCATTTCCAAGACCATTGCCAAGGGTGAAGTGTTTGTGTTCCCAAAGGGGTTAGTTCACTTCCAGAAGAACAATGGCAAGGTCCCTGCTTCCGTGATCGCCGGGTTCAACTCTCAGCTGCAGGGTACCGCCAATATTGCCCTCACATTGTTCGCCGCCTCGCCGCCGGTGGAGGATGATGTGTTGACCAGTACTTTCCAGATTGGTACTAAAGAGATTAAGAAGATCAAGGCCAAGTTTGCACCCAAGGCCTAG